In the genome of Nonomuraea sp. NBC_00507, the window TCCGCCAGGCTGTAGCGCTCGGGGTCGTCGCCGTCGGCCAGGCCTGGCAGGGTAGGGGCCAGGACGCGGTGCCCGGCGGCACGCAGGTGCTGGGCGACCAGCCGCCAGGTCCAGCCCTCGTGACAGGCACCGGTGATGAGGACGAAAGTCTCTGCCATGGCGTCTCCTCGTGACGTGGCGGCCCCGCCACCGAGCGTGGTGGTGAGTTCTTTGAAATATGGGCTAATAATGAGACGATCGTCAAGCAGTTGAAACATGTCATCGGGAGGCGTGAGTGAAGCCACGGTCGCTGGTCTTCGATGTGTTCGGCGACTACCTGCGCTATCGCGGAGGAGAGGTCCGGCTGCGCGGCCTGGTGGCGCTCATGGGGTGCTTCGACGTGCCCGAGGCGACGGTGCGCGTGATGGTCGCGCGGATGCGCAAGGAGGGCTGGCTGGAGGGCCGCCGCGAGGGCAGGGAGACCAGCTATGTCCTCACCGACGCCGCCTGGCGGCTGCTCGACGACGGCAGGGCGCGGATCTTCGCCCGCGAGCCCGGGCCGTGGGACGGCCAGTGGCACATGGTCATCTACTCGGTGCCGGAGTCGGAGCGGACCCTGCGCGAGCAGCTGCGCAAGCGGCTGGCCTGGCTCGGGTTCGGCATGTTGTCCGCCTCGGTGTGGATCAGTCCCCACGACCGGATCGCGCAGGTCAGGGCCGACTTCGCCGACCATCCCGCGATCCGGCTCGATGTGCTGCGCGCCCGCTCGGAAGGGGCCGCGGCCGACCGGGAGATGGCGGCCAGGTCCTGGGACCTGGCCGGGCTGGACAAGGACTACCGCGGGCTGCTCGACCACTACCGCCCCCGGCTGGCCCGCTATCGGGCCGGCGAGCTGCGCGGCAGGCAGGCGCTGGTCGAGCGGATGCAGCTGATCCACGACTACCGCATGTTCCCGTTCCGGGATCCCGACCTGCCGCCCGAGCTGCTGCCCGAGGGCTGGTGCGGCCGGGCCGCCCATGAGATGTTCCTCGAGGCCCACGGCCTGCTGCGGAGCGAGGCCGAGGCGTACGTCGACCGCCTGGTCGCCGATCCCACGGCCACCTGATTTGTGTCATTTCCTAGACGACGGTGAAACAAATGTCATATGTTGGCGGTCGTGAGAGTGAAGGAAGCACGATGAGGGTCGCGTGCGTGGGCGGCGGCCCGGGCGGACTGTTCCTCGCCACGCTGATCAAGCGGGACCGGCCGGAGTCGGAGGTCGTGGTCTTCGAGCGCAACCGCCCCGACGACACGTTCGGGTTCGGGGTGGTCTTCTCCGACGCCACCCTGGGCGCGATCGACGCCGCCGACCCGGTGCTCAGCGAGGCGCTGGAGAAGCACGGCCGGCACTGGGACGAGATCGAGGTGCGGGTGCACGGCGCGCGGGAGCGCGTCGGCGGCATGGGCATGGCCGCGGTGGTCCGCAAGACCCTGCTCACCCTGCTCCAGGAACGGGCCCGAGCCGAGGGCGTGACCATGCGGTTCGAGCACGAGATCAACGATCCGGCCGAGCTGGACGGCTTCGACCTGGTGGTCGCCTGCGACGGCGCCAACAGTCGGTTCCGGCGGATGTTC includes:
- a CDS encoding PaaX family transcriptional regulator, encoding MKPRSLVFDVFGDYLRYRGGEVRLRGLVALMGCFDVPEATVRVMVARMRKEGWLEGRREGRETSYVLTDAAWRLLDDGRARIFAREPGPWDGQWHMVIYSVPESERTLREQLRKRLAWLGFGMLSASVWISPHDRIAQVRADFADHPAIRLDVLRARSEGAAADREMAARSWDLAGLDKDYRGLLDHYRPRLARYRAGELRGRQALVERMQLIHDYRMFPFRDPDLPPELLPEGWCGRAAHEMFLEAHGLLRSEAEAYVDRLVADPTAT